One genomic window of Cupriavidus oxalaticus includes the following:
- a CDS encoding tandem-95 repeat protein: protein MNRNGQTDKGEFASFLDRGIASLDFTSTPPVLRAADGSVMTVTEQHLTADVRGDAYQAAFADTDGDGDLDAFAGMLHAKEGGETVLNAVVTHDYTGEAGHTHGGEAAADASGQMRVEAGDTTIRSASDKQHEQTLAEAVIAADDIRVTDGEGLTSGETKATNVDAADGRLTSKGDANNGKPPQRTESVRPNDGRVTSAAPTNPTDAYAAIRDEWIKSADSPFAGAGALVGVGIGMVAGVTGAEAAGGAEPGAPLAVDASGNNTVSRVPGTTDATDASPAPATPPLFVAPPVDSLPPSRRPASSGPAEVLTVEVAPSRIETVAHDDTQDGAKSGTASTSPLPERIIAGPNGEDVRLAPPDVLDERVGGVEDTRYAFDALVLLANDTTRNATTQPLRLVEVFGAEHGKVAIVIQADGSQRVVFTPDSDYWGPTLFRYVVEDQYGLQSLGRVYLDVAPVNDVPVTAGENVAMDEDVGILLSSAQLLANDFDVDTPTVGDVLSILRVSHAQHGLVRLDADGNVRFLPDRDYFGPASFVYWVSDGNGGLTPATVNLEIRPVNDAPVVAGETIATDEDTVLLIEQATLLANETDVDNPHSDLTVFSVRNGQHGTVELMPDGQIRFVPEQDFYGTATFFYTVYDGAGGYNEAMATVDLAPVNDAPIVTGEQFSGNEDEAPTFTAASLLANDRDVDDAQPSLTLVAVGNAQHGEVRLNADGSVSFIPEADYFGPASFKYTVSDPHGATTTARVDIDLAPVNDAPRLRDDVIAGTEDMALTIEAAALLANDSDVDDPHEALTITRVNGATHGTVSLNSDGTIRFVPDQDFFGDATFTYEVSDAAGATSTATATIHVVPVNDAPIANDNIVDGRKGVAITMTAAALLADDFDIDNPHADLRIVGVSDAEHGTVRLNADGSVTFLPEPGYGGYPGAQGHFTYTIADGAGGFATATTTVNLEKINTTPVAVDDGFSGYEDTPFIINTAQFLSNDSDPDGDALTVTQVANAQHGTVEIQSDGQVRFTPNTDFYGQASFQYLVTDPYGGQTWATAYLNVASVNDAPVIEAIEYGRPVFGYYYGPAPQIGTEAPVDGGGPIWAAYDENHERATNYFQPLYDEGLARSLSAQGQLYDAGGARYTPAQYQNGMLKPLELSQVDSVMQLNSGGVDMPVYVGPADDPARQMGRIVAYDPDGNSAAIVISIAQGPQHGHAYGNAYVDTFTPDYQGHPWLAQHLIDSPNYWQYLSHRGDPYNGADNFTIRIQDAQGAVTDVVVNATHKGTNASGGFTPIVLDLNGNGTELIAADQSNVKADVNHDGQTEQIGWAAATDGVLGFDADGDGRISVEETRLTNFAPGAKTDVEALAAFDSNHDGRITNEDAAWSQFKVVVDADGNGDFTQAEHKSLDEAGIASIGLDRKGEAHLDHGNVVFGTVDVTHTDGSKSEAADVMFAGKDVPLPSFALYLEEIHAGIVPEAQTDDAAFTADVVAQAALAETPLVQPDSEASPPPGWASEAALCRALLLFTQGSNTAPPREGQQFGYVPPHEPTPEEIIASAAQAGLNDLSMGASYQS from the coding sequence GTGAACCGCAATGGCCAGACGGACAAGGGCGAGTTCGCCTCGTTCCTTGACCGCGGGATCGCCAGCCTGGATTTCACCAGCACGCCACCGGTGCTGCGCGCCGCAGACGGCAGTGTCATGACGGTCACCGAGCAGCACCTGACGGCAGACGTGCGCGGCGACGCCTATCAGGCGGCGTTCGCGGACACGGATGGCGACGGCGACCTGGACGCTTTTGCCGGCATGCTGCACGCGAAGGAAGGCGGCGAGACGGTCCTGAATGCCGTCGTCACGCACGACTACACTGGCGAAGCCGGCCATACCCACGGTGGCGAGGCAGCCGCGGACGCCAGCGGCCAAATGCGCGTCGAGGCAGGCGACACCACGATCCGCAGCGCCAGCGACAAGCAGCATGAGCAGACCCTGGCCGAGGCGGTCATTGCCGCCGACGACATTCGCGTGACCGATGGCGAGGGGCTCACGTCAGGCGAGACCAAGGCCACGAACGTCGACGCCGCCGATGGCCGCCTGACCTCCAAGGGCGATGCCAACAACGGCAAGCCACCGCAACGCACCGAGTCCGTCCGGCCGAACGATGGCCGCGTCACCAGCGCGGCGCCGACGAACCCGACGGATGCCTATGCCGCGATTCGGGACGAGTGGATCAAGAGCGCGGACAGCCCGTTCGCTGGCGCCGGCGCACTGGTCGGCGTGGGCATCGGCATGGTGGCCGGCGTCACGGGAGCCGAGGCTGCGGGCGGCGCTGAGCCGGGCGCTCCGCTGGCCGTCGATGCGAGCGGCAACAACACTGTCAGCCGCGTGCCCGGCACGACCGATGCAACGGATGCATCGCCGGCCCCGGCCACGCCGCCCCTGTTCGTGGCGCCGCCGGTGGATTCACTGCCACCGAGCCGCCGCCCCGCCAGTTCCGGCCCGGCTGAAGTCCTGACGGTGGAAGTGGCGCCGAGCCGGATCGAGACGGTGGCGCACGACGACACTCAGGACGGGGCCAAGTCCGGTACGGCGAGCACCAGTCCGCTGCCGGAGCGGATCATAGCCGGCCCCAACGGCGAGGACGTGCGTCTGGCCCCGCCCGACGTGTTGGATGAGCGCGTGGGCGGGGTCGAGGACACCCGCTATGCCTTCGACGCCTTGGTACTGCTGGCGAACGACACCACCCGGAATGCCACCACCCAGCCGCTGCGCCTGGTCGAGGTATTCGGCGCCGAGCATGGCAAGGTCGCCATCGTGATCCAGGCAGACGGCAGCCAGCGCGTGGTGTTCACGCCCGACTCCGACTACTGGGGACCGACGCTGTTCCGTTACGTGGTCGAGGACCAGTACGGCCTGCAATCGCTGGGCCGCGTCTATCTGGACGTTGCCCCGGTCAATGATGTGCCGGTCACGGCGGGCGAGAACGTGGCGATGGACGAGGACGTAGGCATTCTGCTCTCGTCCGCACAACTGCTGGCCAATGATTTCGATGTGGATACGCCGACGGTCGGCGATGTGCTGAGCATCCTGCGCGTCTCGCATGCCCAGCATGGGCTGGTCAGGCTCGATGCCGATGGCAATGTGCGCTTCCTGCCAGACCGCGACTACTTCGGCCCGGCCAGCTTCGTCTATTGGGTCTCCGACGGCAATGGCGGCCTGACGCCGGCCACTGTCAACCTGGAGATTCGCCCGGTCAATGACGCCCCGGTGGTCGCCGGCGAGACCATTGCCACCGACGAGGACACAGTCCTGCTGATCGAGCAGGCAACGCTGCTGGCAAACGAGACCGACGTGGACAACCCGCACTCGGACCTGACGGTCTTCTCAGTGCGCAATGGCCAGCACGGCACGGTCGAGCTGATGCCGGACGGGCAAATACGCTTCGTCCCCGAGCAGGACTTCTACGGCACGGCCACCTTCTTCTACACGGTCTACGACGGCGCGGGTGGTTACAACGAGGCCATGGCGACGGTCGACCTGGCGCCGGTCAACGACGCGCCCATTGTGACCGGCGAACAGTTCAGCGGCAACGAAGACGAGGCGCCCACCTTCACGGCGGCCAGCCTGCTGGCCAATGACCGCGACGTGGACGATGCGCAACCCTCCCTCACGCTGGTGGCGGTCGGCAACGCCCAGCACGGCGAGGTGCGGCTGAATGCGGACGGCTCGGTCAGCTTCATCCCGGAAGCCGACTACTTCGGGCCGGCCAGCTTCAAGTACACCGTCTCGGACCCCCACGGCGCCACCACCACCGCGCGCGTCGATATCGACCTGGCGCCGGTCAACGACGCGCCGCGCCTGCGCGACGACGTGATCGCCGGCACGGAGGACATGGCGCTGACCATCGAGGCGGCGGCACTGCTGGCCAACGATTCGGACGTGGACGATCCACACGAGGCGCTGACGATCACCCGTGTCAACGGTGCCACGCATGGCACGGTATCGCTGAATTCGGACGGCACCATCCGCTTCGTGCCGGACCAAGATTTCTTTGGCGATGCGACCTTCACCTATGAGGTGAGCGATGCCGCCGGAGCGACTTCGACCGCGACCGCTACCATCCACGTGGTGCCGGTCAACGACGCCCCGATTGCCAACGACAACATTGTCGACGGCCGCAAGGGCGTGGCCATCACCATGACGGCGGCGGCGCTGCTGGCCGATGACTTCGACATCGATAACCCGCACGCGGACCTGCGTATCGTGGGCGTGTCCGATGCCGAACACGGCACGGTACGCCTGAACGCGGACGGTTCGGTCACGTTCCTGCCCGAGCCAGGCTATGGCGGCTATCCCGGCGCGCAGGGCCACTTCACCTACACGATTGCCGACGGCGCCGGCGGCTTCGCCACGGCGACCACAACGGTCAACCTGGAGAAAATCAACACCACGCCGGTCGCCGTGGATGATGGCTTCTCGGGCTACGAAGACACGCCGTTCATCATCAACACCGCACAGTTCCTCAGCAATGACTCGGACCCGGATGGTGATGCACTGACGGTCACGCAAGTGGCCAACGCCCAGCACGGTACGGTCGAGATCCAGTCCGACGGCCAGGTACGCTTCACCCCGAACACCGATTTCTATGGGCAGGCGTCGTTCCAGTACCTGGTCACCGACCCGTACGGCGGCCAGACCTGGGCGACGGCTTACCTGAATGTGGCGTCGGTCAACGATGCCCCTGTGATCGAGGCCATCGAGTACGGCCGGCCGGTTTTCGGCTATTACTACGGCCCGGCGCCGCAAATTGGCACAGAAGCCCCCGTCGACGGCGGCGGGCCAATCTGGGCTGCCTACGATGAAAACCACGAGCGGGCCACGAACTACTTCCAGCCGCTCTACGATGAGGGGCTGGCCAGGTCCCTGTCCGCGCAAGGCCAGTTGTACGACGCCGGCGGGGCGCGCTACACGCCGGCCCAGTACCAGAATGGCATGCTCAAGCCGCTCGAACTGAGTCAGGTCGACAGCGTCATGCAACTGAATTCCGGCGGGGTCGACATGCCGGTCTATGTTGGGCCTGCCGATGACCCCGCGCGGCAGATGGGCCGCATCGTCGCCTATGACCCGGACGGCAATTCGGCAGCCATCGTCATATCGATTGCTCAAGGACCGCAGCATGGGCATGCGTACGGCAATGCATACGTCGACACCTTTACGCCTGACTATCAAGGCCACCCCTGGCTGGCCCAGCATCTGATCGACAGCCCCAACTATTGGCAATACCTCAGCCATCGCGGTGACCCCTACAACGGCGCGGACAATTTCACCATCCGCATCCAGGATGCCCAGGGAGCCGTCACCGATGTGGTTGTCAACGCCACGCACAAGGGCACCAACGCCAGCGGCGGTTTCACCCCGATCGTGCTGGATCTGAATGGCAACGGGACAGAGTTGATCGCAGCCGACCAGTCCAACGTCAAGGCGGACGTCAACCACGATGGCCAGACCGAGCAGATCGGCTGGGCTGCGGCGACCGATGGCGTGCTGGGCTTCGATGCCGACGGCGACGGCAGGATTTCCGTCGAGGAGACCCGGCTGACCAATTTCGCACCTGGCGCCAAGACCGATGTGGAGGCGCTGGCTGCCTTCGACAGCAACCACGACGGCAGGATCACCAACGAGGACGCCGCCTGGAGCCAGTTCAAGGTGGTGGTGGACGCGGACGGCAATGGTGACTTCACCCAGGCCGAGCACAAATCTCTGGACGAGGCCGGCATTGCCTCGATTGGCCTGGATCGCAAGGGCGAAGCGCACCTCGACCACGGCAACGTGGTATTCGGCACCGTCGATGTGACGCACACCGACGGCAGCAAGAGCGAAGCTGCCGACGTCATGTTCGCGGGCAAGGACGTGCCGCTGCCCAGCTTCGCGCTGTACCTGGAGGAGATCCATGCAGGCATCGTGCCGGAGGCGCAGACAGATGACGCGGCGTTCACTGCCGACGTGGTGGCGCAAGCCGCGCTGGCTGAGACGCCCCTCGTGCAACCAGATTCCGAGGCATCGCCGCCACCGGGTTGGGCCAGCGAGGCTGCCTTGTGCCGGGCGCTACTGCTGTTCACGCAAGGGAGCAATACCGCACCGCCGCGCGAGGGGCAGCAGTTCGGCTATGTACCGCCGCACGAGCCCACGCCGGAGGAAATCATTGCCAGCGCCGCTCAAGCGGGCTTGAACGACCTCTCTATGGGGGCCAGCTACCAGAGCTGA